A genomic segment from Thermostichus lividus PCC 6715 encodes:
- a CDS encoding ribonuclease J: MSQSVANAALKIIPLGGLHEIGKNTCVFEYNDEIILLDAGLAFPTDGMHGVNIVLPDMTYLRQNRDKIQGMIVTHGHEDHIGGIAFHLKQFDIPVIYGPRLAMALLQGKLEEAGVADRTEIRTVRPRDMVRLGKNFLVEYIRNTHSIADSFSVAIHTPIGVIIHTGDFKFDFTPVDGECFDIQRLAEHGEKGVLCLISDSTNSEVPGHTPSERSVFPNLDRAFSQAAGRIIFTTFASSVHRLNMALELAQKYGRVVSVLGRSMLNVIAHARQLGYIHCPDNLFVPLHMIHKYPDHQVMYLTTGSQGEPLSALTRISKGEHNKIKIREGDTVILSAHPIPGNTIAVVNMIDRLMMQGAKVIYGREQGIHVSGHACQEDQKLMLALTKPKFFLPVHGEHRMLVKHAQTAQSMGIPPENMVIIDNGDVVELTRDSLRVVDKVPAGIELMDRGGLVKAHVLQERQQLAEEGIITVAVAVGSDGSLKAAPEIHLRGVVTPIEPPAWQAWVHATVDTALSDRWSEYARNGEVDWAGIKAHLERELVRLVRRELQGNATVLLLLQPIEVESSPTATTGIRRRRSTASLVS; the protein is encoded by the coding sequence ATGAGTCAATCCGTTGCTAATGCCGCTCTGAAAATTATTCCCTTAGGAGGGTTACACGAAATCGGCAAAAACACCTGCGTGTTTGAATACAACGATGAAATTATCCTGCTGGATGCTGGGTTAGCCTTCCCCACCGATGGTATGCATGGGGTGAACATTGTCCTGCCGGATATGACCTACCTGCGGCAAAACCGCGACAAAATTCAGGGAATGATTGTTACCCACGGCCACGAAGATCACATTGGCGGTATTGCCTTTCACCTCAAGCAATTTGATATTCCTGTCATCTACGGGCCACGCTTAGCAATGGCGCTACTCCAGGGCAAGCTTGAAGAGGCAGGGGTGGCCGATCGCACGGAAATTCGCACCGTTCGTCCTAGGGATATGGTGCGCCTTGGCAAAAACTTCTTAGTGGAGTACATCCGCAATACGCACTCCATTGCCGATAGTTTCTCGGTGGCCATCCACACCCCCATCGGTGTCATTATCCATACGGGGGATTTTAAGTTTGACTTTACCCCCGTCGATGGTGAGTGTTTCGATATTCAGCGCCTAGCCGAACATGGTGAAAAAGGGGTGCTCTGCCTCATTAGTGACTCTACTAATTCCGAAGTTCCTGGCCATACTCCCTCGGAGCGATCGGTCTTTCCCAATCTAGATCGTGCCTTTAGTCAAGCGGCAGGCCGGATTATCTTTACCACCTTTGCCTCCTCGGTGCATCGCTTAAACATGGCCTTAGAACTGGCGCAAAAGTATGGCCGGGTTGTTTCAGTGTTGGGGCGCTCTATGCTGAATGTGATTGCCCACGCGCGACAGTTGGGGTACATCCACTGCCCCGATAACCTCTTTGTGCCCCTGCATATGATCCACAAGTACCCCGATCACCAAGTGATGTACTTGACCACTGGCTCGCAAGGAGAGCCGCTCTCGGCTTTGACCCGCATCTCCAAAGGGGAGCACAACAAAATTAAAATTCGCGAAGGCGATACCGTAATTCTCTCGGCGCACCCAATTCCAGGAAACACCATTGCGGTGGTGAATATGATTGACCGGCTGATGATGCAAGGGGCTAAGGTAATCTATGGCCGTGAGCAGGGAATTCACGTGTCGGGGCATGCCTGCCAAGAAGATCAAAAGCTCATGCTGGCCTTGACAAAACCAAAGTTCTTTTTGCCGGTGCACGGTGAGCATCGGATGCTAGTGAAGCATGCCCAAACCGCTCAGAGCATGGGGATTCCCCCTGAAAATATGGTGATTATTGATAATGGCGATGTGGTTGAACTCACCCGCGACTCGCTGCGGGTTGTGGATAAGGTACCGGCAGGCATTGAGCTGATGGATCGGGGGGGGCTGGTCAAAGCCCATGTCCTGCAAGAGCGTCAGCAGTTAGCGGAAGAAGGCATTATTACTGTAGCCGTTGCGGTAGGCAGTGATGGCAGTCTGAAAGCGGCGCCAGAAATCCATTTGCGTGGTGTGGTCACCCCCATTGAACCCCCAGCATGGCAAGCATGGGTACACGCGACGGTGGATACTGCCCTAAGCGATCGCTGGAGTGAGTATGCTCGCAACGGTGAAGTGGATTGGGCCGGCATCAAAGCACATCTAGAGCGCGAACTGGTGCGTTTAGTGCGCCGCGAGTTGCAAGGCAATGCCACTGTCTTGTTGTTGTTGCAGCCCATCGAGGTTGAGAGCAGCCCCACGGCGACAACCGGAATTCGTCGCCGCCGCAGCACGGCTTCCCTTGTGTCCTAA
- a CDS encoding YcjF family protein, with amino-acid sequence MTPARWFWLILGLGVILGLMLWLVTALHWLYIQVAFTTPFLANILLLLLIGLLGGLLYVFFRYLYLLNRKGRRSPTFQVPAAKTDAAAENLKALRQQLSQIEDEVARQALLARARELEDEFHRQELRLVVFGTGSAGKTSLVNALIGEMVGEVAPTMGTTEVGQTYQFWLPYTDQEIVITDTPGILEAGVAGTYREQMARQLAAEADLLLFVLDDDLRQSEYTPLVNLVEMGKRSLLVLNKMDLRSEADQLALLKHLRQRVRGLIPPEDVVGIAAHPQPVRLPTGEWLEPEPHILPLIRRITAVLREEGDDLVADNILLQSQRLGEQARKIIDQQRRRQADKVVERYQWIGAGVVCVTPIPVVDLLAAAAVNAQMVMEIGTVYGCDLNRDRARELALSLGKTLASLGIVKGAMDLIATALQLSVGGMVIGKAVQSITAAYLTRIAGKSFIEYFRHNQDWGDGGISEVVQEQFQLNRRDEFIQSFIQQAIARLPAQLGQVIPESFKLPQEDPMAED; translated from the coding sequence ATGACCCCTGCACGCTGGTTTTGGCTCATCCTTGGTCTGGGTGTCATTCTGGGGCTAATGCTCTGGCTGGTGACAGCGTTGCATTGGCTCTACATTCAGGTAGCGTTTACGACACCGTTCTTAGCCAATATTTTACTGTTACTGCTGATTGGCCTGCTGGGGGGGCTGCTCTACGTTTTCTTTCGTTATCTGTACTTGCTGAATCGCAAAGGACGGCGATCGCCCACCTTTCAGGTGCCAGCGGCCAAAACAGATGCCGCCGCCGAAAACCTGAAAGCACTACGGCAACAACTTAGCCAAATTGAAGACGAAGTGGCACGGCAAGCTTTGCTAGCCCGCGCTCGTGAGCTAGAGGACGAGTTTCATCGCCAAGAATTGCGGCTGGTAGTCTTTGGCACTGGGTCTGCGGGCAAAACCTCCTTGGTCAATGCCCTGATTGGGGAGATGGTTGGCGAGGTTGCCCCCACCATGGGCACCACTGAGGTGGGGCAAACCTACCAGTTTTGGCTGCCCTATACGGATCAAGAGATTGTGATTACCGACACTCCCGGAATTCTAGAAGCGGGGGTGGCTGGCACCTACCGCGAACAGATGGCGCGGCAACTGGCCGCCGAGGCTGATCTGCTGCTATTTGTGCTAGACGATGATCTGCGGCAGTCGGAATATACCCCGCTGGTGAATTTGGTGGAAATGGGCAAGCGATCGCTACTGGTGCTCAACAAAATGGACTTGCGCTCAGAAGCTGATCAACTGGCGCTGCTGAAACATTTACGGCAGCGGGTCAGGGGCCTCATTCCCCCGGAAGATGTGGTGGGGATTGCCGCCCATCCGCAGCCTGTGCGCTTACCCACAGGGGAGTGGCTGGAGCCAGAACCGCACATTTTGCCCCTCATTCGCCGCATCACCGCGGTTCTACGGGAGGAAGGGGATGATCTAGTGGCCGATAATATCCTCTTGCAATCACAGCGCCTCGGGGAGCAAGCCCGCAAAATTATTGATCAGCAGCGGCGACGACAGGCAGATAAGGTGGTGGAGCGCTATCAGTGGATTGGCGCTGGCGTGGTTTGTGTGACCCCAATTCCTGTGGTTGATTTACTAGCGGCGGCAGCGGTCAATGCGCAAATGGTAATGGAAATTGGCACAGTTTATGGGTGCGACCTCAATCGCGATCGCGCCCGCGAGCTAGCCCTTTCCTTGGGCAAGACCTTGGCGAGCCTTGGCATTGTCAAAGGAGCGATGGATTTAATTGCCACAGCACTCCAGCTCAGCGTGGGCGGAATGGTGATTGGCAAAGCGGTGCAGAGTATTACGGCAGCTTACCTGACGCGCATTGCGGGTAAAAGCTTTATTGAATACTTCCGCCACAATCAAGACTGGGGCGATGGCGGCATTAGTGAGGTGGTGCAGGAACAGTTTCAGTTGAATCGGCGGGATGAATTTATCCAGTCGTTTATTCAGCAGGCGATCGCCCGCTTACCCGCTCAGCTTGGGCAAGTCATTCCAGAGTCCTTCAAGCTCCCCCAAGAAGACCCCATGGCCGAGGATTAG
- the gcvT gene encoding glycine cleavage system aminomethyltransferase GcvT produces the protein MTDTLRRTPLFSQHQALNARFTPFGEWEMPLQYSSILQEHHAVRQRVGMFDISHMGKFLLHGAGVHAALQVLVPTDLSRLRAGQAKYTVLLNEAGGIVDDVILYIEEAAVRCIVNAATAAKDMAWLRRYLPPECEIVDESATKVLLAVQGPAATATLDPLCADSLAPLKPYRHRAVKILGQPAWVARTGYTGEDGVEILVDSDTGERLWQALLEAGVTPCGLGARDTLRLEAAMLLYGQDMDEETTPLEAGLEWLIDWQKRTFVGREALSRQKQEGIERQLVGLELQGKGIARHDYPIYWQAQAVGKVTSGTLSPTLGNAIALGYVFPEFANVGRELTVQVRDRHVPAVVVPRPFYRRPR, from the coding sequence ATGACTGACACGTTACGCCGCACACCGCTATTTTCCCAACACCAAGCCCTGAACGCCCGCTTTACCCCTTTTGGCGAGTGGGAGATGCCCCTACAGTACAGCAGCATTTTGCAAGAGCACCATGCCGTGCGTCAGCGAGTGGGGATGTTCGACATTTCCCACATGGGTAAGTTTCTTTTACACGGGGCTGGGGTGCACGCGGCTCTGCAAGTCCTCGTGCCCACGGATCTGAGCCGCCTCCGTGCCGGTCAGGCCAAATATACGGTGCTGCTCAATGAGGCGGGGGGGATTGTCGATGATGTGATTCTCTACATTGAGGAGGCAGCGGTACGCTGTATTGTTAATGCGGCAACAGCGGCCAAGGATATGGCGTGGTTGCGCCGCTATTTACCGCCTGAGTGTGAAATCGTTGATGAATCGGCCACTAAGGTGCTACTAGCCGTCCAAGGGCCAGCAGCAACAGCCACCCTTGATCCCCTCTGTGCAGACTCCCTAGCCCCCCTTAAACCCTATCGCCACCGGGCGGTGAAGATATTGGGTCAGCCCGCTTGGGTGGCACGGACAGGGTACACCGGTGAAGATGGCGTTGAAATTCTGGTGGACAGCGACACGGGTGAGCGCCTTTGGCAAGCCCTTTTAGAGGCGGGAGTGACTCCCTGTGGCTTAGGCGCGCGGGATACCCTGCGCCTAGAGGCGGCGATGCTGCTCTATGGTCAGGATATGGACGAGGAGACCACCCCCCTAGAAGCGGGGTTAGAGTGGCTCATTGATTGGCAAAAACGTACCTTTGTGGGGCGCGAGGCGCTATCACGGCAAAAGCAGGAGGGAATTGAACGCCAATTGGTGGGGCTAGAACTGCAAGGAAAGGGGATTGCCCGCCACGATTACCCTATCTACTGGCAAGCACAGGCGGTTGGTAAGGTCACCAGTGGCACCCTCTCGCCTACACTGGGCAATGCGATCGCCCTAGGGTATGTCTTTCCTGAGTTTGCTAATGTGGGGCGTGAACTGACAGTGCAGGTGCGCGATCGCCACGTCCCTGCGGTTGTGGTGCCACGCCCCTTTTACCGTCGCCCTCGCTAA
- a CDS encoding thioredoxin domain-containing protein, with product MTNRLAQCQSLYLRKHAENPIDWWPWGEAALAKAAAEDRVIFLSIGYSSCHWCTVMEGEAFSDLEIAAYLNQYFLPIKVDREERPDIDSLYMHALQLMTGQGGWPLNIFLTPQDCRPFYGGTYFPLQPRYGRPGFLQVLHAVRRFYDEQKEKLAAQQATLWQYLAPTTDLSPELELNRDLLCSGIHQTMPILEDRPHGTCFPMIPYAQALLQGVAVSSEAARLEGLCRQRGTSLLLGGIYDHVGGGWHRYTVDPQWTVPHFEKMLYDNGQIITYLARLWQQGDRHPHIPYAIAQTVQWLDREMTAPQGYFYAAQDADSFRSAVDSEPEEGAFYCWDYGELTAHLSPEELSQLQRDFEITPEGNFEGKIVLKARHRREDPAAIAPVLDTLFALRYGAATPKDRSMPVATDNRTAKGQPWPGRIPPVTDTKMILAWNSLMITGLATAALVWQHQGYWQRAVRAAQWLHQHQLQGNQLYRLNYGGAVAEIAQAEDYAYWIQALLTLHQASLVLGDAATPWLELACDYQDRFDQHLGATDGGYYNAPERPDLILRQREGIDQATPSANGVAIANLVQLFLLTDNPAYLTKAETSLRYFGALLKDSPQSCPSLLAALQWYLYPVSLQIRAETMDQVSGYWLPTAVLKLRERLSEGEPQPLALVCEGLRCREPAFTLEQLHTHLATLYLHH from the coding sequence ATGACAAATCGCCTTGCCCAATGCCAAAGCCTTTACCTGCGCAAGCACGCCGAGAACCCGATTGACTGGTGGCCCTGGGGGGAAGCGGCTCTGGCCAAAGCGGCCGCCGAAGATCGGGTGATTTTTCTGTCTATCGGCTACTCCAGTTGCCACTGGTGCACCGTCATGGAGGGAGAAGCATTCTCGGATTTAGAGATTGCGGCCTATCTCAATCAGTACTTTCTGCCGATTAAGGTGGATCGCGAAGAGCGCCCAGATATTGACAGCCTGTATATGCACGCCCTGCAATTGATGACGGGGCAGGGGGGATGGCCCCTGAATATTTTTTTAACACCGCAGGATTGCCGCCCTTTTTATGGGGGTACCTATTTCCCGCTGCAACCCCGCTACGGGCGACCTGGTTTTTTGCAAGTGCTGCACGCGGTACGGCGGTTTTACGATGAACAGAAAGAGAAGCTAGCGGCGCAGCAGGCAACGCTGTGGCAATACCTAGCACCGACCACCGACCTCTCACCAGAGCTAGAGCTGAATCGTGATCTGTTGTGCTCCGGCATCCACCAAACTATGCCAATTCTTGAGGATCGCCCCCACGGCACCTGTTTTCCCATGATTCCCTATGCCCAAGCGCTGTTACAGGGAGTGGCGGTGAGTTCTGAGGCAGCGAGGCTGGAGGGGCTGTGCCGCCAACGGGGCACCTCACTCCTTTTGGGGGGAATTTACGACCATGTGGGGGGCGGCTGGCATCGCTACACGGTTGATCCCCAATGGACGGTGCCGCACTTTGAAAAGATGCTCTACGACAATGGCCAGATCATCACGTACCTAGCTCGTCTCTGGCAGCAGGGCGATCGCCACCCCCACATCCCCTATGCCATTGCCCAAACGGTGCAGTGGCTTGACCGCGAAATGACGGCACCCCAAGGCTACTTCTATGCGGCGCAGGATGCCGATAGTTTCCGCTCAGCAGTGGATTCAGAACCGGAGGAAGGGGCATTTTACTGCTGGGACTACGGCGAACTGACAGCGCACTTATCCCCTGAGGAATTGAGCCAACTGCAAAGGGACTTTGAGATCACGCCTGAAGGAAATTTTGAGGGCAAGATTGTCTTGAAGGCTCGCCATCGCAGGGAGGATCCGGCGGCGATCGCCCCCGTCCTCGATACGCTGTTTGCCCTTCGCTATGGGGCGGCCACCCCTAAAGATCGGTCTATGCCTGTGGCCACGGATAACCGCACCGCTAAGGGGCAGCCATGGCCAGGGCGCATTCCCCCTGTCACCGATACCAAGATGATCCTCGCTTGGAATAGCCTGATGATTACCGGCTTGGCCACGGCGGCCTTGGTCTGGCAGCATCAGGGGTACTGGCAGCGAGCCGTACGCGCCGCCCAGTGGCTCCACCAGCATCAGTTACAGGGCAATCAACTCTATCGCTTGAACTATGGTGGTGCGGTGGCAGAAATAGCGCAAGCGGAAGACTATGCCTACTGGATTCAGGCACTGCTTACTTTGCACCAAGCCAGTCTGGTTTTGGGGGACGCCGCGACCCCGTGGTTAGAGCTTGCCTGTGACTATCAGGATCGATTTGATCAGCACCTAGGGGCGACGGATGGGGGGTACTACAATGCCCCTGAGCGACCCGATTTAATTCTGCGGCAGCGCGAGGGAATTGATCAGGCCACCCCTTCAGCCAATGGCGTGGCGATCGCCAACTTGGTGCAGCTTTTTCTGCTGACCGACAACCCGGCCTATTTAACCAAAGCGGAGACGAGCCTACGCTACTTTGGCGCGTTACTCAAGGACTCTCCCCAAAGTTGTCCCAGCCTGCTTGCAGCCTTGCAGTGGTATCTGTACCCTGTCAGTCTTCAGATCCGTGCCGAAACAATGGATCAGGTGTCTGGCTACTGGCTACCCACGGCTGTGCTAAAACTGCGGGAACGGCTGAGCGAGGGCGAGCCGCAGCCCCTTGCCTTGGTTTGCGAAGGCCTGCGCTGTCGAGAACCGGCCTTTACCTTAGAGCAACTCCATACTCACCTAGCTACCCTCTATCTACACCATTGA
- the folB gene encoding dihydroneopterin aldolase, producing MPSTKKHQDCLHLSGIRCYGYTGALPEEQILGQWFEIDIRLWFDMTQPAQTDCLADTLDYRPLLAAITELMQQQRFHLIETLATAIVDLCLRPDHVQRAAIRVTKLAPPVPNFTGQISVELERDRQAP from the coding sequence ATGCCCTCAACGAAAAAACATCAGGATTGCTTACACCTCTCAGGAATTCGCTGCTATGGTTATACTGGTGCATTACCAGAAGAACAAATTCTCGGCCAGTGGTTTGAAATTGATATTAGGCTCTGGTTTGATATGACACAACCGGCCCAAACGGATTGTCTGGCGGATACCCTTGACTACCGTCCTCTGCTCGCGGCTATTACCGAGCTGATGCAGCAGCAGCGATTTCATCTGATCGAGACCTTGGCCACCGCCATTGTTGACCTTTGCTTGAGGCCCGATCACGTGCAGCGAGCGGCCATCCGGGTGACCAAACTAGCCCCCCCTGTGCCTAACTTTACCGGACAGATTAGTGTAGAACTGGAGCGCGATCGCCAAGCCCCATGA
- the cax gene encoding calcium/proton exchanger: protein MTTQQKILLGLLIFVPVALLNFIFKLPPMVSFIISGLAIVPLAAGIANATEAISEVIGPTLGGLLNATFGNFTEMIIAIVALRQGLAEVVKASLSGSIIANLLLGLGLAILAGGLRFREQQFPVAVARINASSLTLALIVLMTPTAIQAAAPGVSLQLVDHFSYAAAILLLVFYGLMLLFSMKTHRHLYLLNEVAGVETHEPEAAVNLKLQIGILLGGTILLVFVSDVLVDSLQEAITEVGLTQLFTGVFLIPIFSSVVEFITCVKFSLNNRMEGAVAVAIGSSLQIILFVAPVLVLVGWLLGQPQMNLSFNFFELVAVVAAVMITNSISNDGATNWLEGVLLLMTYLVLAVAFFIHP, encoded by the coding sequence ATGACGACGCAGCAAAAAATTCTCCTCGGGTTACTGATCTTTGTCCCTGTTGCCCTCTTAAACTTTATCTTCAAACTGCCGCCTATGGTGAGCTTTATCATCAGTGGCTTAGCCATTGTGCCCCTAGCTGCAGGGATTGCCAACGCTACGGAGGCCATCTCGGAGGTGATTGGCCCGACCCTCGGTGGCCTGCTCAACGCCACCTTTGGCAATTTCACGGAAATGATTATTGCGATCGTGGCACTGCGGCAGGGCTTGGCAGAGGTGGTTAAGGCCAGCTTAAGCGGTTCGATTATTGCCAACTTACTCCTTGGCTTGGGGCTGGCCATCCTCGCTGGCGGGCTGCGGTTTCGTGAGCAGCAGTTTCCGGTGGCGGTTGCCCGCATTAATGCCTCCTCTCTCACCTTGGCGCTGATTGTGCTGATGACCCCCACTGCCATTCAAGCCGCTGCCCCGGGGGTGTCGCTGCAACTGGTGGATCACTTCTCCTATGCAGCGGCTATTCTCTTGCTGGTGTTCTACGGGTTAATGCTGCTGTTTTCTATGAAAACCCACCGTCACCTGTACTTACTCAATGAGGTGGCCGGTGTTGAGACCCATGAACCTGAAGCGGCAGTCAATCTCAAGCTTCAGATTGGCATTCTGTTAGGAGGTACCATTCTCTTGGTTTTTGTGTCTGATGTGTTGGTGGACAGCCTTCAGGAAGCAATTACAGAAGTGGGGCTAACCCAGCTTTTTACGGGGGTGTTTCTCATTCCCATTTTCAGTAGCGTGGTGGAGTTCATTACCTGCGTTAAGTTTTCTCTCAATAACCGCATGGAAGGGGCAGTGGCAGTCGCCATTGGCTCGAGCTTACAGATCATTTTATTTGTGGCACCCGTGCTGGTGTTGGTTGGGTGGCTCTTGGGTCAGCCCCAGATGAACTTGAGTTTTAACTTCTTTGAACTGGTGGCGGTGGTTGCCGCAGTGATGATCACTAACTCCATTAGCAATGATGGTGCCACCAACTGGTTGGAGGGGGTGCTGCTACTGATGACTTACTTAGTGTTAGCGGTAGCCTTCTTTATCCACCCCTGA
- a CDS encoding NAD(P)/FAD-dependent oxidoreductase, protein MTQQICILGGGFSGLYTALRLSQLPWDTPPRLTLVDQHDRFVFTPLLYELLTGELQAWEIAPPFVEVLKDTPVIFHQATVTAIDLSAKTVQCNDTQVIPYTALVLALGGDTPHNTVPGVRDYALTFRTLADAYRLEEQLRLREQSSTDKIRVVVVGAGPSGVELACKLAERLGSRGRIRLVDRNTDILKASPEFNRKAALAALEDRGVWIDLETTPVAVHPSAIALQYKDRVDELPVDIVLWTVGTAVSPLIANLELPKTASGRLEVTPTLQVVDHPEIFALGDAADAIDEQGQVLPHTAQAAFQQADYAAWNLWASLSDRPLLPLRYSHLGEMLTLGTDRAALSGLGLTLDGPLAYLARRLTYLYRMPTLEHQLKVALNWVTRPLIEIVSGVDKEGYR, encoded by the coding sequence GTGACTCAACAAATTTGTATTCTCGGCGGTGGGTTTAGTGGCCTTTACACGGCTCTTCGTCTCAGTCAATTACCGTGGGACACGCCACCGCGCCTAACCCTTGTGGATCAGCACGATCGCTTTGTCTTTACCCCCCTGCTCTACGAATTGCTGACGGGGGAGCTACAGGCTTGGGAAATTGCGCCTCCCTTTGTGGAAGTGCTCAAGGATACCCCCGTTATTTTTCATCAAGCCACGGTCACCGCAATTGATCTAAGTGCGAAAACCGTGCAGTGCAACGACACCCAAGTCATCCCTTATACCGCCTTGGTGCTGGCACTGGGGGGCGACACGCCGCACAATACCGTTCCTGGAGTCAGGGACTATGCCCTCACCTTTCGTACCTTAGCCGATGCCTATCGGTTGGAAGAACAACTGCGCCTGCGGGAGCAATCTAGCACTGACAAAATCCGCGTTGTGGTGGTTGGCGCGGGTCCCAGTGGTGTGGAACTGGCCTGCAAGCTAGCGGAACGCCTTGGCAGTCGGGGGCGCATTCGCTTAGTGGATCGCAACACCGACATTCTTAAAGCCTCGCCCGAGTTTAATCGTAAAGCTGCCTTGGCGGCGCTGGAAGACCGCGGCGTTTGGATTGATTTGGAAACCACCCCTGTAGCGGTTCACCCCAGTGCCATTGCCCTTCAGTACAAAGACCGGGTGGATGAGCTGCCCGTGGATATTGTGCTGTGGACCGTGGGCACGGCTGTCTCTCCCCTGATTGCCAACCTAGAGTTACCCAAAACCGCCAGTGGCCGCCTAGAGGTGACCCCCACCCTACAAGTGGTGGATCATCCAGAGATATTTGCCCTTGGGGATGCCGCCGATGCCATTGATGAGCAGGGGCAGGTGCTTCCCCATACAGCCCAAGCAGCCTTTCAGCAGGCCGACTATGCCGCTTGGAATCTCTGGGCGAGCTTGAGCGATCGCCCCCTGTTACCCTTGCGCTACTCCCACTTGGGCGAAATGCTAACCCTAGGCACCGATCGCGCCGCCCTCTCAGGGCTGGGTCTCACCTTGGATGGCCCCCTTGCCTACCTAGCGCGCCGTCTTACCTATCTCTACCGGATGCCCACCCTCGAGCACCAACTCAAAGTCGCTCTTAACTGGGTGACACGTCCCCTCATCGAGATCGTCTCAGGGGTGGATAAAGAAGGCTACCGCTAA
- a CDS encoding HAD-IA family hydrolase: MIALPTPTLIALDAVGTLFGLKESVGAVYARFAAKGGISVSAAALDQAFFSAFQAAPPCAFAHVAAADRPRAEFAWWQAVAADTFARAGVLDQFEDFRGFFAPVFSYYATAAPWHLYPEVSTVLELWHQQGIPLVIISNFDSRLYGLLKQLGLAPFFSAVVISSEVGAAKPDPAIFERAIAPYGISPQQAWHIGDSWQDDVLGAQAAQLQPIWLRRATPLLPDSGIEHPNSVVQITDLRELNAILGCSATS, translated from the coding sequence GTGATCGCCTTACCTACCCCCACCTTAATTGCCCTAGATGCCGTCGGCACTCTCTTTGGCCTAAAGGAATCCGTCGGTGCCGTATATGCCCGCTTTGCTGCCAAGGGGGGCATAAGCGTCAGTGCCGCTGCCCTCGATCAAGCATTCTTTAGCGCCTTTCAGGCGGCTCCTCCCTGTGCCTTTGCGCACGTAGCAGCAGCGGATCGTCCAAGGGCTGAGTTTGCGTGGTGGCAAGCCGTGGCCGCCGATACCTTTGCCCGCGCTGGTGTGCTAGACCAGTTTGAGGATTTCCGTGGCTTTTTTGCACCGGTGTTTAGCTACTACGCCACTGCGGCGCCGTGGCATCTGTACCCTGAGGTGTCCACCGTTCTGGAATTATGGCATCAGCAGGGCATTCCCCTTGTTATCATTTCCAACTTTGATAGCCGCCTGTACGGTCTGCTAAAGCAGTTAGGACTCGCTCCCTTTTTCAGCGCCGTTGTTATCTCCAGTGAGGTGGGGGCTGCTAAGCCGGATCCGGCTATCTTTGAGCGGGCGATCGCCCCCTACGGCATTTCCCCGCAGCAGGCATGGCACATTGGCGACAGTTGGCAGGATGATGTCTTAGGTGCCCAAGCTGCACAATTACAGCCCATTTGGCTGCGTCGCGCTACCCCTCTGTTGCCGGATAGCGGGATCGAGCACCCAAACAGCGTTGTGCAAATTACCGACCTCAGGGAATTGAACGCTATACTGGGCTGTAGCGCTACATCTTGA
- the psb29 gene encoding photosystem II biogenesis protein Psp29, whose product MQTPRTVSDTKRAFYAAHTRPIHSIYRRFIEELLVELHLLRVNVEFRYSPLFALGVVSAYEQFMEGYRPEGDRANIFEALCRAEELDSQQLQADAASWQQYQGWPLQQIIEQLQSEQVGAPLSSLKEDGKYSRLLAIGLYGFLQQLAGDLTSNLNDTLDQLAPVISLPIEKVKRDLELYRSNLEKMSQARSLMQELVEQERKRRASVEPAPTDRIDTSSDAPA is encoded by the coding sequence GTGCAAACTCCCCGAACGGTTTCTGATACTAAACGCGCGTTTTACGCAGCGCACACTCGCCCCATTCACTCCATCTATCGCCGATTCATTGAGGAATTACTGGTGGAGCTTCACCTGCTGCGGGTCAATGTTGAGTTTCGCTATTCCCCGCTGTTTGCCCTAGGGGTCGTTTCAGCCTACGAGCAATTTATGGAGGGCTACCGCCCCGAGGGCGATCGCGCCAATATTTTTGAAGCACTGTGCCGCGCCGAGGAGCTAGATTCCCAACAACTCCAAGCGGATGCCGCCAGTTGGCAACAGTATCAGGGGTGGCCCCTACAGCAGATCATTGAGCAACTCCAGAGCGAACAGGTGGGTGCTCCCCTGAGTTCCCTCAAAGAAGACGGCAAATATAGCCGCTTGTTGGCGATCGGCCTCTATGGGTTCCTACAGCAGTTGGCCGGAGACCTCACCAGCAACCTCAACGACACCTTAGACCAACTGGCTCCCGTCATCAGCCTCCCTATCGAAAAAGTGAAAAGAGACCTTGAACTCTATCGCAGTAACTTAGAAAAAATGAGTCAAGCCCGTAGCTTAATGCAGGAGCTAGTTGAGCAAGAACGCAAGCGACGCGCCAGTGTTGAGCCAGCACCCACGGATAGGATTGACACCAGCTCCGATGCACCCGCTTAA